One genomic window of Polyangium aurulentum includes the following:
- a CDS encoding universal stress protein, with product MHRILVGLDASPRSKNVLDAALDLARRTSSKLVLFRAVGIPVELPPEAYALPPDSLGDLLEAEARKFLEREASAVPAELLGGVKVAVGTPWQAICDAAKQENVDLIVIGSHGYRGLDKLIGTTAAKVVNHADRSVLVVRAPELLTS from the coding sequence ATGCACCGGATTCTGGTAGGTCTCGATGCTTCACCGCGTTCGAAGAACGTGCTCGACGCGGCGCTCGATCTGGCGCGCAGGACAAGCAGCAAGCTCGTGCTGTTCCGCGCCGTGGGCATCCCCGTGGAGCTGCCGCCGGAAGCCTACGCGCTGCCGCCCGATTCGCTGGGCGATCTGCTCGAAGCCGAGGCGCGCAAGTTCCTCGAGCGCGAGGCGTCCGCCGTGCCCGCGGAGCTGCTCGGAGGCGTGAAGGTCGCCGTGGGGACGCCCTGGCAAGCGATCTGCGACGCCGCGAAGCAGGAGAACGTCGACCTCATCGTGATCGGCTCGCACGGCTACCGCGGCCTCGACAAGCTCATCGGAACGACCGCCGCCAAGGTCGTCAACCACGCCGACCGATCCGTTCTCGTGGTGCGCGCGCCCGAGCTGTTGACCTCGTAG
- a CDS encoding GYD domain-containing protein produces the protein MATFVMLTRLSQDSIRSQQAFEELGQEVIGRLESECPEVRWVGNYMVLGQYDYLDIFEAPSNEVAAKVASIVRSYSHATTEIWPATQWDRFNAMMNEVEAHHVHPKAA, from the coding sequence ATGGCCACGTTCGTGATGCTGACCCGGCTTTCTCAAGACTCGATTCGAAGCCAGCAGGCCTTCGAGGAGCTTGGCCAAGAGGTCATCGGTCGGCTCGAGTCCGAGTGCCCCGAGGTGCGCTGGGTCGGCAACTACATGGTCCTCGGCCAGTACGATTACCTCGACATCTTCGAGGCCCCGAGCAACGAGGTCGCCGCGAAGGTGGCGAGCATCGTCCGCTCGTACAGCCACGCGACCACGGAGATCTGGCCCGCCACGCAGTGGGACCGCTTCAACGCGATGATGAACGAGGTCGAGGCCCACCACGTCCACCCCAAGGCCGCGTGA
- a CDS encoding BatD family protein, which translates to MKLGPLASCAAAAIAVLVVSEVAHADPELQSGVSSKQVEAGEPFSVEVQALVEPGEVMPGDPQLKPPTGATITGAPRVASAMVVVNGHMRVGLQATWQLVANAPGRVRIPAPSVIWRGKRFSAQALEVEVVPSTGRPRGRNPFLFPGGPSGGLFNVPWPFSGNDPDDDDVEAEPTMDESLALRTAPDPYVFLHAKADKTTAVIGEQVTISVYLYQSISITVDDRRELPAADFLRHSMLANPGTETPVNTKAGRRIYTARLIERVALFPVRAGDLRTGALKMWFSGRQIGARAMRASEDLVVRVTEPPREGRPAGYTLGDVGRFSISANVEPRSIEQGGSVAVTLKVTGNGNFPQALRLPERTGIEWLDPEKRESIEAQGGVISGWRSFGHVARINQTGEVPLGKVDLPYWDPASKRYEVTSVELGSIKVKPAAVKPDGSAAAPGAPGAADGAGNKAEADPFKAMPTARTTLGAYTPPPSPIFEGARLYLALASPPLAFAFVSGAGALARRLRARSAAGKTSPSRLAQDALGDADRAVDRGDAKDLGASVERALHHAVEAATGLKSRGLLLDELASQLEGKGIDAELAAEVRATFEQAQTIRFDPGASAGSLGDLARRGRELVNELTSGGRG; encoded by the coding sequence GTGAAGCTCGGACCTCTCGCGAGCTGTGCTGCGGCGGCGATCGCGGTCCTCGTGGTCTCCGAGGTCGCGCACGCCGATCCGGAGCTGCAGTCCGGCGTGAGCTCGAAGCAGGTCGAAGCGGGCGAGCCCTTCTCCGTCGAGGTGCAGGCGCTCGTCGAGCCTGGCGAGGTCATGCCCGGCGATCCGCAGCTCAAGCCTCCCACGGGCGCGACGATCACCGGCGCCCCGCGCGTCGCGAGCGCGATGGTCGTGGTCAACGGTCACATGCGCGTGGGCTTGCAGGCCACGTGGCAGCTCGTCGCGAACGCTCCTGGCCGCGTCCGCATCCCCGCGCCGAGCGTCATCTGGCGAGGCAAGCGCTTCTCGGCGCAGGCCCTCGAGGTCGAGGTCGTTCCGTCGACCGGGCGCCCGCGCGGGCGCAACCCGTTCCTGTTTCCGGGCGGGCCTTCGGGCGGCCTGTTCAACGTGCCCTGGCCCTTCAGCGGCAACGATCCCGACGACGACGACGTCGAGGCCGAGCCCACGATGGACGAGTCGCTCGCGCTCAGGACCGCGCCCGACCCTTACGTCTTTCTGCACGCGAAGGCCGACAAGACGACGGCCGTCATCGGCGAGCAGGTGACGATCTCGGTCTACCTCTACCAGTCCATCTCCATCACCGTCGACGATCGGCGCGAGCTGCCCGCGGCCGATTTCCTTCGTCACTCGATGCTGGCGAACCCCGGCACCGAGACGCCGGTGAACACGAAGGCGGGGCGCCGCATCTACACCGCGCGGCTCATCGAGCGCGTCGCGCTCTTCCCCGTGCGCGCGGGCGATCTGCGCACCGGCGCGCTGAAGATGTGGTTCAGCGGCAGGCAGATCGGCGCGCGCGCGATGCGGGCGAGCGAGGACCTCGTCGTGCGCGTGACCGAGCCGCCGCGCGAGGGCAGGCCCGCGGGCTACACGCTCGGCGACGTCGGCCGGTTCTCGATCTCCGCCAACGTCGAGCCGCGCAGCATCGAGCAGGGCGGCTCGGTCGCGGTGACGCTCAAGGTGACGGGCAACGGCAACTTCCCGCAGGCGTTGCGGCTGCCCGAGCGCACCGGCATCGAGTGGCTCGACCCCGAGAAGCGCGAGTCGATCGAGGCGCAGGGCGGCGTCATCTCCGGCTGGCGATCGTTCGGCCACGTCGCGCGCATTAACCAGACTGGTGAGGTGCCGCTCGGCAAGGTCGATCTGCCCTACTGGGATCCGGCGTCGAAGCGCTACGAGGTGACGAGCGTCGAGCTCGGCTCGATCAAGGTCAAACCCGCAGCCGTGAAGCCCGACGGGTCCGCGGCTGCGCCGGGCGCGCCGGGCGCTGCGGATGGAGCCGGCAACAAGGCCGAGGCCGATCCGTTCAAGGCCATGCCCACCGCGCGCACGACGCTCGGCGCGTACACGCCGCCGCCTTCGCCCATCTTCGAAGGCGCGCGCCTCTATCTTGCGCTCGCCTCACCTCCGCTCGCGTTCGCCTTCGTCTCGGGGGCGGGAGCGCTGGCGAGGCGGCTACGGGCGCGGAGCGCGGCGGGCAAGACCTCGCCGTCGAGGCTCGCGCAGGACGCGCTCGGGGACGCCGATCGCGCGGTCGATCGTGGGGACGCAAAAGATCTCGGCGCGTCCGTCGAGCGCGCGCTGCACCACGCGGTCGAGGCTGCGACGGGGCTCAAGTCGCGCGGCCTGCTCCTCGACGAGCTTGCGTCGCAGCTCGAGGGCAAGGGCATCGATGCCGAGCTCGCGGCCGAGGTCCGCGCGACCTTCGAGCAGGCCCAGACCATCCGCTTCGATCCCGGCGCGAGCGCGGGCAGCCTCGGCGACCTCGCGCGCCGCGGTCGCGAGCTCGTCAACGAGCTCACGAGCGGGGGGAGAGGCTAG
- a CDS encoding vWA domain-containing protein translates to MNFAAPYFLLGTALAVIVAALLALGAAFRRRAVRTFGEPERIGALMTSDPSVRRAWKAVLLVIATALAFLAAARPQYGKGTRLVPATNVDVVLVLDYSKSMFARDVEPSRIFRAKVEVARLVKDLEGARFAAVAFAGEPMGFPLTADGAAIAQFLRQLDPNDMPVGGTAIARALSLARDLLRRDPKSSEHKRIVLLVTDGEDLEGNPVGVAAQLGAEGTTVHVVQIGGRTPERIPQVGEDGKIVGWRTDRNGKPLTTALSVEGEKQLASIAAATPGGELIVAEKGTTGIERIAAELRRQMKSELGEKIETVYADIYFYPLGLAILLLIAEALLTDAPRRLVERKKPKAGGSRRAALALKERGLDAYTEVGRARS, encoded by the coding sequence ATGAACTTCGCGGCGCCCTACTTCCTCCTCGGGACGGCGCTCGCCGTGATCGTGGCCGCGCTGCTCGCGCTCGGCGCCGCGTTCCGGAGGCGCGCGGTGCGGACCTTCGGCGAGCCCGAGCGCATCGGGGCGCTCATGACGAGCGATCCTTCGGTGCGGCGCGCGTGGAAGGCCGTCTTGCTGGTCATCGCGACGGCGCTCGCGTTCCTCGCCGCGGCGCGCCCGCAGTACGGCAAGGGCACGCGGCTCGTGCCGGCGACGAACGTCGACGTGGTGCTGGTGCTCGACTACTCGAAGAGCATGTTCGCGCGCGACGTCGAGCCGTCGCGCATCTTCCGGGCGAAGGTCGAGGTCGCGCGCCTCGTGAAGGACCTCGAGGGCGCGCGCTTCGCGGCCGTGGCGTTCGCGGGCGAGCCCATGGGCTTTCCGCTGACGGCCGACGGGGCTGCGATCGCGCAGTTCCTCCGCCAGCTCGATCCGAACGACATGCCCGTGGGCGGCACCGCGATCGCGCGCGCCCTCTCGCTCGCCCGCGACCTGCTCAGGCGCGATCCGAAATCGTCGGAGCACAAACGGATCGTCCTGCTGGTCACCGACGGCGAGGATCTCGAGGGCAACCCCGTGGGCGTCGCCGCGCAGCTCGGCGCCGAGGGCACCACCGTGCACGTCGTGCAGATCGGCGGGCGCACCCCCGAGCGCATCCCGCAGGTCGGCGAGGACGGCAAGATCGTCGGGTGGAGGACGGATCGGAACGGCAAGCCGCTCACCACCGCGCTCTCGGTCGAGGGCGAGAAGCAGCTCGCGTCGATCGCGGCCGCGACGCCCGGCGGCGAGCTCATCGTGGCCGAGAAGGGCACGACCGGGATCGAGCGCATCGCGGCCGAGCTGCGGCGCCAGATGAAGAGCGAGCTCGGCGAGAAGATCGAGACCGTCTACGCGGACATCTACTTCTACCCGCTCGGCCTCGCGATCCTCCTGCTCATCGCGGAGGCGCTGCTCACGGACGCGCCGCGGCGGCTCGTCGAGCGCAAGAAGCCGAAGGCGGGCGGATCGCGCAGGGCGGCGCTCGCGTTGAAGGAGCGCGGGCTCGACGCGTACACGGAGGTGGGACGTGCCCGCTCGTGA
- a CDS encoding vWA domain-containing protein, producing MKRFGLVLLQTLLVLALALVYPWIARSDAWFSASFQYPWLLLGLIVVPFILWWGTAGQDHRAPRLRVGTAKPFMSGPRGLRARLRDAPGVLRAVAIALLVTAIARPVSVLRDQRGDDKGIDIVVVLDLSGSMRAVLDAKPGDLPGNIALPRGKRLTRLDTAKIVIQDFIGRRKTDRMGVVVFGKNAYVLSPPTLDYHLLTQLVSKMSLDVIDGSSTAIGDGLATAVARLRRSDAQSKVIVLLTDGDNKEGLVSPQYATELATSQGCKIYTIQIGNDDEVEVEDGVNLLGQPQYTRRRYPVNPELLKWIAKQTGGQAYIATDAKALASSMHAVLDQLEKTRFEASRSSFEDLFSFLLVPGVALVALDALLRAWLLRRFP from the coding sequence GTGAAGCGCTTCGGCCTCGTCCTCCTGCAAACCCTCCTCGTCCTCGCGCTCGCGCTCGTCTACCCGTGGATCGCGCGCAGCGACGCGTGGTTCTCCGCGAGCTTCCAGTACCCGTGGCTGTTGCTCGGGCTCATCGTCGTGCCGTTCATCCTCTGGTGGGGCACGGCGGGACAGGATCATCGCGCGCCGCGGCTGCGCGTGGGCACCGCGAAGCCGTTCATGAGCGGCCCCCGCGGCCTGCGGGCGAGGCTGCGTGACGCGCCCGGCGTCCTGCGCGCGGTGGCGATCGCGCTGCTCGTCACGGCCATCGCGCGCCCGGTCTCGGTGCTGCGCGATCAGCGCGGCGACGACAAGGGCATCGACATCGTGGTCGTGCTCGACCTGTCCGGATCGATGCGCGCCGTGCTCGACGCCAAGCCGGGCGACCTGCCCGGCAACATCGCGCTGCCGCGCGGCAAGCGCCTCACGCGCCTCGACACCGCGAAGATCGTCATCCAGGACTTCATCGGCCGGCGCAAGACCGACCGCATGGGCGTCGTGGTCTTCGGCAAGAACGCGTACGTCCTGTCGCCGCCGACGCTCGACTACCACCTGCTCACGCAGCTCGTGTCGAAGATGAGCCTCGACGTCATCGACGGCTCGAGCACCGCGATCGGCGACGGGCTCGCGACGGCCGTCGCGCGGCTGCGCCGGAGCGACGCGCAGTCGAAGGTCATCGTGCTGCTCACCGACGGCGACAACAAGGAGGGCCTCGTCTCGCCGCAGTACGCGACGGAGCTCGCCACGAGCCAGGGCTGCAAGATCTACACGATCCAGATCGGCAACGATGACGAGGTCGAGGTCGAGGACGGCGTCAACCTGCTCGGGCAACCGCAGTACACGCGCCGCCGCTACCCGGTGAACCCCGAGCTGCTCAAGTGGATCGCCAAGCAGACGGGCGGACAGGCGTACATCGCCACCGACGCGAAGGCGCTCGCCTCGAGCATGCACGCGGTGCTCGATCAGCTCGAGAAGACGCGCTTCGAGGCGAGCCGCTCTTCGTTCGAGGACCTGTTCTCCTTCCTGCTCGTGCCCGGCGTCGCGCTCGTCGCGCTCGACGCGCTCTTGCGGGCATGGCTGCTCCGGAGGTTCCCATGA
- a CDS encoding DUF58 domain-containing protein — translation MKKSPRKRASGWREWLGSLLGGSHADDAPAAKAEARAPAGGESGPLPADLIKKLRAIEIRTSRLANEQLAGTYTSVFRGQGLSFREVRAYMPGDDVRWIDWNVSARMNEAFVKVFTEEREMTVMLVVDLSESERWGTRRAPKAQVAAEICALCAFSAARNNDRVGLVLATDVVEKLVPPKKGDKHVMRVIREILGFVPQYSGTNLKVALETLSKVTKRRSVAFVVSDFFDRGYERALALAASKHDVIAVVLEDPRDTEIPDVGLATFEDLETGEEVLVDTSSRAVREHYAKEMKALQRERDKLFKKLALDTVTIRTDGNFVEPLRQLFAKRARRFRR, via the coding sequence GTGAAGAAGTCCCCCCGGAAAAGAGCCTCCGGGTGGAGGGAGTGGCTCGGCTCGCTCCTCGGCGGCTCCCACGCCGACGACGCGCCCGCCGCGAAGGCCGAGGCGCGCGCGCCCGCGGGTGGCGAGAGCGGACCCTTGCCGGCCGACCTCATCAAGAAGCTGCGCGCGATCGAGATCCGCACGAGCCGGCTCGCGAACGAGCAGCTCGCGGGCACGTACACCTCGGTCTTCCGCGGCCAGGGTCTGTCGTTCCGCGAGGTGCGCGCGTACATGCCTGGCGACGACGTGCGCTGGATCGACTGGAACGTCTCGGCGCGCATGAACGAGGCCTTCGTGAAGGTGTTCACGGAGGAGCGCGAGATGACGGTGATGCTCGTCGTCGACCTGTCCGAGAGCGAGCGCTGGGGCACCCGCCGCGCTCCCAAGGCCCAGGTCGCCGCCGAGATCTGCGCGCTCTGCGCCTTCAGCGCCGCGCGCAACAACGACCGCGTGGGCCTGGTGCTCGCGACCGACGTCGTCGAGAAGCTCGTGCCGCCCAAGAAGGGCGACAAGCACGTGATGCGCGTGATCCGCGAGATCCTCGGCTTCGTGCCGCAGTACAGCGGGACGAACCTCAAGGTCGCGCTGGAGACGCTGAGCAAGGTGACGAAGCGCCGCAGCGTCGCGTTCGTGGTCAGCGACTTCTTCGACCGCGGCTACGAGCGCGCCCTCGCCCTCGCGGCGTCGAAGCACGACGTCATCGCGGTGGTGCTCGAGGATCCGCGCGACACGGAGATCCCCGACGTGGGACTCGCGACGTTCGAGGATCTCGAGACGGGTGAAGAGGTCCTGGTCGACACCTCGAGCCGCGCGGTGCGCGAGCACTACGCGAAGGAGATGAAGGCGCTGCAGCGCGAGCGCGACAAGCTCTTCAAGAAGCTCGCGCTCGACACGGTGACGATCCGGACCGACGGCAACTTCGTCGAGCCCTTGCGCCAGCTCTTCGCCAAGCGCGCGCGGAGGTTCCGTCGATGA
- a CDS encoding AAA family ATPase encodes MHDVRALNELVAKESAFIDNLIGEVGKVIVGQNYMLERILIGLLTGGHVLLEGVPGLAKTLTVRTLCDAIHAKFSRVQFTPDLLPADVIGTVIYNHQKGEFTSKLGPIFANLVLADEINRAPAKVQSALLEAMQERQVTIGDQTYKLPEPFVVMATQNPIEQEGTYRLPEAQVDRFMLMIKVSYPSRLEERQIIERATGLVEAQANRIIEPETLVSARKVVRDVYMDDRVKDYIVDVVFATREPSQKGLKELGSLIEYGASPRASIALALAARAHAFLRHRGYVTPEDVKAIGPDVLRHRVVLTYEAEAEEVTSEQIVRRVFEVVEVP; translated from the coding sequence ATGCACGACGTCCGCGCGCTGAACGAGCTCGTCGCCAAAGAGAGCGCCTTCATCGACAACCTCATCGGCGAGGTCGGCAAAGTCATCGTCGGGCAGAACTACATGCTCGAGCGGATCTTGATCGGCCTGCTCACCGGCGGCCACGTGCTGCTCGAAGGCGTGCCGGGCCTCGCCAAGACGCTCACGGTGCGCACGCTCTGCGACGCGATCCACGCCAAGTTCTCGCGCGTGCAGTTCACGCCGGATCTGCTGCCCGCCGACGTGATCGGCACGGTCATCTACAACCACCAGAAGGGCGAGTTCACCTCGAAGCTCGGCCCGATCTTCGCGAACCTGGTGCTCGCCGACGAGATCAACCGCGCGCCCGCCAAGGTGCAGAGCGCGCTGCTCGAGGCCATGCAGGAGCGGCAGGTCACCATCGGCGACCAGACCTACAAGCTCCCCGAGCCCTTCGTCGTGATGGCGACGCAGAACCCGATCGAGCAGGAGGGCACCTACCGCCTGCCCGAGGCGCAGGTCGATCGCTTCATGCTCATGATCAAGGTGAGCTACCCGTCGCGCCTCGAGGAGCGTCAGATCATCGAGCGGGCGACGGGCCTCGTCGAGGCGCAGGCGAACCGCATCATCGAGCCCGAGACGCTCGTGTCCGCGCGCAAGGTCGTGCGCGACGTGTACATGGACGACCGCGTGAAGGACTACATCGTCGACGTCGTCTTCGCGACGCGCGAGCCGAGCCAGAAGGGCCTGAAGGAGCTCGGGAGCCTCATCGAGTACGGCGCGAGCCCCCGCGCCTCGATCGCGCTCGCCCTCGCCGCGCGCGCGCACGCGTTCCTCAGGCACCGCGGCTACGTCACGCCCGAGGACGTGAAGGCGATCGGCCCCGACGTGCTGCGCCACCGCGTGGTGCTCACCTACGAGGCCGAGGCGGAGGAAGTGACGAGCGAGCAGATCGTCCGCCGCGTGTTCGAGGTGGTCGAGGTGCCGTGA
- the gcvPB gene encoding aminomethyl-transferring glycine dehydrogenase subunit GcvPB, with translation MSKPQPQGIKFREPPIFERGAKGRSGASLAPLDVPEIDPATHFKDLARKEPAGLPEVSEPEAFRHFLRLSQWNFCIDSQMYPLGSCTMKYNPKVNEWAARVPGFLKLHPETPDELAQGTLEIMWHLQQMLCEVSGMDACSLQPSAGAQGELTGLMMMRAYHQAQGRSPKKVFIPESAHGTNPASCTLNGLVAVKIEKNAEGVVRPEEVLAAIEREGGDDVCGLMITNPNTLGVYEKHLPQIIDLIHKKGGLVYGDGANTNAIMGTARPGDIGVDVIHINLHKTFTTPHGGGGPGSGPVCFKKHLEPFQPAPVLVRRDDGAFAFDRDRPQSIGRVRAFNGNFGMFVRAYTYIREMGGDGLKMASTLAVLNARYLWARLKDDYLAPVKEPCMHEVVLSDVQIEKETGVKTLDIAKRLLDYGFHAPTVYFPLVVPGALMIEPTETETKETLDEFVEAMKSIAREARENPSLVKGAPHNSIVGRMDEARAARQPRLRWRPSPEGG, from the coding sequence ATGTCGAAGCCTCAACCGCAAGGGATCAAGTTCCGCGAGCCGCCGATCTTCGAGCGCGGCGCGAAGGGGCGCTCGGGCGCCTCGCTCGCGCCGCTCGACGTGCCCGAGATCGATCCGGCCACGCACTTCAAGGACCTCGCCCGCAAAGAGCCCGCAGGCCTCCCCGAGGTCAGCGAGCCCGAGGCCTTCAGGCACTTCTTGCGCCTCTCGCAGTGGAACTTCTGCATCGACTCGCAGATGTACCCGCTCGGGTCGTGCACCATGAAGTACAACCCGAAGGTCAACGAGTGGGCCGCGCGGGTGCCGGGCTTCCTGAAGCTGCACCCCGAGACGCCGGACGAGCTGGCGCAGGGCACGCTCGAGATCATGTGGCACCTGCAGCAGATGCTCTGCGAGGTGAGCGGCATGGACGCGTGCTCGCTCCAGCCCTCGGCGGGCGCGCAGGGCGAGCTCACCGGGCTCATGATGATGCGCGCCTACCACCAGGCGCAGGGCCGCAGCCCGAAGAAGGTCTTCATCCCCGAGAGCGCGCACGGGACCAACCCCGCGAGCTGCACGCTGAACGGCCTCGTCGCGGTGAAGATCGAGAAGAACGCCGAGGGCGTGGTTCGGCCCGAAGAGGTCCTCGCCGCGATCGAGCGCGAGGGCGGCGACGACGTCTGCGGGTTGATGATCACGAACCCGAACACGCTCGGCGTCTACGAGAAGCACCTGCCGCAGATCATCGACCTCATCCACAAGAAGGGCGGCCTGGTCTACGGCGACGGCGCGAACACCAACGCGATCATGGGCACCGCGCGCCCCGGTGACATCGGCGTCGACGTCATCCACATCAACCTGCACAAGACCTTCACCACGCCTCACGGCGGCGGCGGTCCTGGCTCGGGTCCGGTGTGCTTCAAGAAGCACCTCGAGCCCTTCCAGCCCGCGCCCGTGCTCGTGCGGCGCGACGACGGCGCCTTCGCCTTCGACCGCGACAGGCCTCAGTCGATCGGTCGCGTGCGCGCGTTCAACGGCAACTTCGGCATGTTCGTCCGCGCGTACACGTACATCCGCGAGATGGGCGGCGACGGGCTGAAGATGGCGAGCACGCTGGCGGTCTTGAACGCGCGCTACCTGTGGGCGCGCCTCAAGGACGACTACCTCGCGCCGGTGAAGGAGCCGTGCATGCACGAGGTGGTGCTCTCCGACGTGCAGATCGAGAAGGAGACCGGGGTCAAGACGCTCGACATCGCCAAGCGCCTGCTCGACTACGGCTTCCACGCGCCCACGGTGTACTTCCCGCTCGTCGTGCCCGGCGCGCTCATGATCGAGCCGACCGAGACCGAGACCAAGGAGACCCTCGACGAGTTCGTCGAGGCGATGAAGTCCATCGCCCGCGAGGCGCGCGAGAACCCGTCCCTGGTCAAAGGTGCTCCGCACAACAGCATCGTGGGTCGGATGGACGAGGCGCGAGCGGCCCGGCAGCCGCGGCTTCGGTGGCGTCCGTCGCCGGAGGGTGGCTGA
- a CDS encoding tetraacyldisaccharide 4'-kinase, with product MLEPSDELLSVRARIARRLERGAPPSLLGRALEAAWAAVASPRLARPLSIPEGARVIGVGSAVLGGAGKTPVAIALAAGLAERGHAVALIGHAYRARPERARAVSPDDPVTLVGDDALSCARKLAPHSVPVLVAPSRAEALAYATREGRDVLVVDGLLQAAPARITDAILLLDAAAPWGAGRCPPLGDLRAPPEALLAASDHVAALVGAGALARSAELPAGAVTLAASTTSAVDPDGRAHDLSSLARLRVGLAVAIARPGRLLATLAVHGIHPAAVLALADHAAFGPSVERRARRAAVDAWLTTARCATKLPPRFGGAPVLALEHSVDVGPLLPRLSAIRGA from the coding sequence ATGCTCGAGCCCTCCGACGAACTTCTGTCCGTACGCGCCCGCATCGCCCGGCGCCTCGAGCGCGGCGCGCCTCCGAGCCTCCTCGGTCGCGCCCTCGAAGCTGCATGGGCCGCCGTCGCCTCCCCTCGCCTCGCGCGCCCTCTCTCGATCCCCGAAGGCGCGCGCGTCATCGGCGTGGGCAGCGCCGTGCTCGGCGGCGCAGGCAAGACGCCCGTCGCCATCGCGCTCGCCGCGGGGCTCGCCGAACGAGGTCACGCCGTCGCGTTGATCGGCCACGCCTACCGCGCTCGCCCGGAGCGCGCGCGCGCGGTGAGCCCCGATGATCCCGTCACGCTCGTCGGCGACGACGCCCTGTCGTGCGCGCGCAAGCTCGCCCCGCACAGCGTGCCCGTGCTCGTCGCACCCTCGCGCGCCGAGGCGCTCGCGTACGCGACACGCGAAGGCAGAGACGTGCTCGTCGTCGACGGCCTCCTTCAAGCGGCGCCAGCGCGCATCACGGACGCCATCCTTCTGCTCGACGCCGCCGCGCCCTGGGGCGCTGGTCGCTGCCCACCGCTCGGCGATCTGCGCGCTCCGCCCGAAGCCTTGCTCGCCGCGTCCGACCATGTCGCGGCGCTCGTCGGCGCAGGTGCCCTCGCTCGATCCGCCGAGCTGCCGGCCGGCGCAGTCACGCTCGCCGCGTCGACCACGTCCGCCGTCGATCCCGACGGCCGCGCGCACGACCTCTCCTCGCTCGCCCGCCTTCGCGTGGGCCTCGCGGTCGCCATCGCGCGCCCGGGCCGCCTCCTCGCCACGCTCGCGGTGCACGGCATCCACCCGGCGGCCGTGCTCGCGCTCGCCGATCATGCCGCTTTCGGCCCTTCGGTAGAGCGCCGCGCTCGCCGGGCTGCGGTCGACGCCTGGCTGACGACCGCGCGCTGTGCAACGAAGCTACCGCCGCGCTTCGGCGGCGCCCCGGTCCTCGCCCTCGAACACAGCGTCGACGTAGGCCCGCTCCTGCCTCGGTTGTCCGCCATTCGGGGCGCGTAG
- a CDS encoding DUF2726 domain-containing protein has protein sequence MNGNLKKLSHHTEEATSFGLSALCKKLGAAVLMRVKVADVFKLEGSGVTDELAQFAAKSTFDHVCVDNDRMPLFVVQFDGTSHPTDLQTAKQQQENEICRKLMLPLLRVHAFHLSKKHHSLEIVGTLLETWFASKGPPVETKSGSRSFKDGELFASSGPAGASGSPVMPDLDTSSGAAGDVRKNIRRIYESGKCRSPVPSSVIGADVGGTFHAVGFIRVTDDAVASAKVALRNQLFPATTAVLIEEILIHELYQELLDVIRGRGRLVTRAELGATIAAFRMRYKVKGGPTSAPPSTLPGSSL, from the coding sequence ATGAACGGGAACCTGAAGAAGCTCTCCCATCATACCGAGGAGGCGACGTCGTTCGGCCTCTCGGCGCTCTGCAAGAAGCTCGGCGCTGCCGTGCTGATGCGAGTGAAGGTCGCCGACGTCTTCAAGCTCGAAGGCAGCGGCGTGACCGACGAGCTGGCGCAGTTCGCGGCCAAGTCGACGTTCGACCACGTCTGCGTCGACAACGACCGCATGCCGCTCTTCGTCGTGCAGTTCGACGGGACGAGCCACCCGACGGATCTCCAGACGGCGAAGCAGCAGCAGGAGAACGAGATCTGCCGCAAGCTGATGCTGCCGCTGCTGCGGGTCCACGCCTTCCACCTCTCGAAGAAGCACCACAGCCTCGAGATCGTGGGGACGCTGCTCGAGACGTGGTTCGCGTCGAAGGGCCCGCCGGTCGAGACGAAGAGCGGCAGCCGCTCGTTCAAGGACGGCGAGCTGTTCGCGTCGTCGGGGCCTGCGGGCGCATCTGGCTCGCCGGTGATGCCCGACCTCGACACGAGCTCGGGCGCCGCGGGCGACGTGCGCAAGAACATTCGGCGCATCTACGAGTCCGGCAAGTGTCGAAGCCCGGTGCCCAGCTCCGTGATCGGCGCCGACGTGGGCGGCACCTTCCACGCCGTCGGCTTCATCCGCGTGACGGACGACGCGGTGGCGAGCGCGAAGGTCGCGCTGCGCAACCAGCTCTTCCCGGCCACGACGGCGGTGCTGATCGAGGAGATCCTGATCCACGAGCTGTACCAGGAGCTGCTCGACGTGATCCGCGGTCGCGGCCGCCTGGTGACGCGCGCGGAGCTCGGCGCGACGATCGCCGCCTTCCGCATGCGGTACAAGGTCAAGGGCGGGCCGACCAGCGCGCCGCCGAGCACCTTGCCGGGCTCGTCGCTCTAG